A genomic segment from Acipenser ruthenus chromosome 5, fAciRut3.2 maternal haplotype, whole genome shotgun sequence encodes:
- the zmp:0000001267 gene encoding b(0,+)-type amino acid transporter 1, which produces MRKTKCKGSGSSTCSEMNENTQKLNLKREIGLVSAVSLIAGTMIGSGIFMSPQWVLYHIGSPGGSLVIWAACGLLAMLGSLSYAELGTVIKESGGEYIYILRTSGPLPAFLLAFTSMLVVRPASIAGIALSFAEYAVAPFYQGCPPPELVVKFVAAACILLLAIANCLNVRGSMSIQVFFMAAKLISLVVIIIGGVVMLINGHTSSFQNAFQGTIVGINPIGMAFYQGLWSYDGWNNLNYVTEELKRPEVNLPRAVMIAIPLVTVLYLLVNISYLAVMTPTELMSSSAVAVTWGNKVLGSWSWLMSVAAALSSFGSLNGTFFSGGRLCYVAAREGHMPDILSMAHVQRLTPSPALIFSTAISLLVLIPGNFKSIVNFFSFTAWFFYAITLSGLLYLKLKKRHLPESYEVPVVIPIIVIISAVFLVLAPIIDDPGIEYLYVSLFILSGVMFYIPFIHFKLCPNFLTKATVFLQLFLEVAPTEKNTD; this is translated from the exons atgaggaaaacaaaatgtaaaggCTCTGGCTCCTCCACTTGTTCAGAGATGAACGAAAACACGCAGAAACTGAACCTGAAGCGTGAGATTGGCTTGGTCAGTGCCGTGTCCCTGATAGCAGGCACCATGATTGGGTCAGGAATATTCATGTCTCCTCAGTGGGTTCTGTACCACATTGGTAGCCCTGGGGGGAGCCTGGTGATCTGGGCTGCTTGTGGGTTACTGGCTATGCTGGGCTCACTCTCCTACGCAGAACTCGGAACAGTCATCAAGGAATCCGGTGGCGAATATATCTATATTTTGAGAACTTCTGGACCACTTCCAGCCTTCCTCCTAGCCTTCACGTCTATGCTGGTGGTGAGACCGGCTAGCATTGCAGGTATAGCTCTGAGTTTCGCAGAGTATGCAGTGGCCCCTTTTTATCAGGGGTGCCCCCCGCCTGAGCTGGTGGTGAAGTTTGTTGCAGCCGCTTGCATTTTGTTGTTAGCTATTGCCAACTGCCTCAATGTCCGGGGGTCGATGTCCATTCAAGTCTTCTTCATGGCTGCCAAATTAATTTCCCTGGTGGTGATTATCATCGGGGGAGTGGTAATGCTCATCAACGGGCACACTTCCAGCTTTCAGAATGCGTTTCAAGGCACCATAGTTGGGATTAACCCAATTGGAATGGCCTTTTATCAAGGACTGTGGTCCTATGATGGATGGAACAATCTGAATTATGTGACTGAAGAACTGAAACGCCCTGAA gTGAACTTGCCCAGAGCTGTCATGATCGCCATCCCACTGGTCACCGTGCTGTATTTGCTGGTAAACATCAGCTACCTGGCAGTCATGACCCCAACAGAACTGATGTCATCAAGTGCTGTGGCTGTGACATGGGG GAACAAAGTCCTTGGTAGTTGGTCGTGGTTGATGTCAGTGGCTGCTGCCCTCTCCTCCTTTGGGTCCCTCAATGGTACTTTCTTTAGTGGTGGTCGTTTGTGCTACGTGGCAGCTCGAGAAGGCCACATG ccagATATTCTGTCCATGGCTCATGTTCAACGCCTCACTCCGTCCCCTGCTCTGATATTCTCCACAGCAATATCATTACTGGTCTTAATACCAGGGAACTTCAAGTCCATCGTCAACTTTTTCAG CTTCACTGCATGGTTCTTTTATGCCATTACATTATCTGGCTTGCTGTATTTGAAGCTTAAGAAACGGCATCTTCCTGAATCCTATGAG GTCCCAGTCGTCATTCCGATCATCGTGATAATCTCTGCAGTGTTCCTGGTGCTGGCCCCCATCATTGACGATCCTGGGATTGAATACTTGTACGTTTCCCTGTTTATTCTGAGTGGAGTCATGTTTTACATTCCCTTTATACACTTTAAGTTGTGCCCAAATTTCTTGACCAAAGCAACTGTGTTTTTGCAGCTTTTTCTGGAAGTTGCTCCAACTGAAAAAAACACAGACTAA
- the LOC117402549 gene encoding rho-related GTP-binding protein RhoB: MAAIRKKLVVVGDGACGKTCLLIVFSKDEFPEVYVPTVFENYVADIEVDVKQVELALWDTAGQEDYDRLRPLSYPDTDVILMCFSVDSPDSLENIPEKWVPEVKHFCPNVPIILVANKKDLRNDESVRNELARMKQEPVKTEDGRAMAVRIGAYDYLECSAKTKDGVREVFETATRAALQKRSRPSGGCGNCCKLL, translated from the coding sequence ATGGCTGCTATCAGGAAGAAGCTGGTGGTGGTCGGAGATGGTGCTTGTGGTAAAACGTGCCTGCTTATCGTCTTCAGCAAAGACGAGTTCCCCGAGGTGTATGTGCCAACAGTCTTTGAGAACTATGTCGCCGACATCGAGGTGGACGTCAAACAAGTTGAGCTGGCTCTTTGGGATACCGCTGGCCAGGAAGACTACGATCGCCTCCGCCCTCTCTCCTACCCGGACACCGATGTGATCCTGATGTGCTTCTCCGTGGACAGTCCCGACTCGCTGGAAAACATCCCGGAGAAGTGGGTGCCCGAAGTGAAGCACTTCTGCCCAAACGTGCCCATCATTTTAGTAGCCAACAAGAAGGATTTGAGGAACGACGAAAGCGTCCGCAACGAACTGGCGAGGATGAAGCAAGAGCCGGTGAAAACTGAGGACGGCCGGGCCATGGCAGTGCGAATCGGAGCCTACGATTACCTGGAGTGCTCGGCCAAAACCAAAGATGGAGTGCGGGAGGTTTTTGAGACTGCAACGAGAGCTGCACTCCAGAAGAGATCCAGACCGTCGGGTGGTTGTGGGAACTGCTGCAAACTGTTGTGA